Proteins found in one Saccharomyces mikatae IFO 1815 strain IFO1815 genome assembly, chromosome: 5 genomic segment:
- the SMKI05G0430 gene encoding nucleobase cation symporter-1 family protein (similar to Saccharomyces cerevisiae NRT1 (YOR071C)), whose amino-acid sequence MSFGTVASKFLRYLEIPVENRSSVNFLKNPDLQPIRSVNQTWGFWSNLAYWAAVSFTAGTWMSGSAALTVGLSYPETIVSFLLGNVLTIFFTLANSYHGYDWKIGFTLAQRFVFGIYGSAFGIIIRILMSIVNYGSNAWLGGLSINMILDSWSHHYLHLPNTLSTKVHMTTKELIGFIIFHILTAFCYWMKPYHMNYILIWSCVATCFSMLGIVIYLTKHAHGVGELLTSTHSTVTGSTKAWAWVYMISYWFGSISPGSTNQSDFSRFGSSNWAIWTGSICALLIPATLVPLFGVISASTCDKLYGQQFWMPMDIFHHWLTTNYSAGARAGAFFCGLSFTMSQMSSTISNCGFASGMDMAGLLPKYIDIKRGALFAACVSWACLPWNFYNSSSTFLTVMSSFGVVMTPIISVMICDNFLIRKRQYSITNAFILKGEYYFTKGVNWRAIIAWVCGMAPGLPGIAWEVDQNYFHNAGIINFFYGDSFFSFLISFFLYWGLCVVFPFKITVKQDGKDYYGAFTDEEARKKGMVPYSEISEEEIRAYTLGDCYTTGHEYEPEGSDDEPPELNKTSSENTKIFEIVHQKDNEKHSFTTSEQVA is encoded by the coding sequence ATGAGCTTCGGTACTGTAGCCTCTAAATTTTTGAGATATTTGGAAATCCCTGTCGAAAATAGGTCCTCCGTgaattttctgaaaaacCCTGATTTGCAACCTATCAGGTCTGTCAATCAGACATGGGGATTCTGGTCTAATTTGGCGTATTGGGCTGCTGTGTCATTTACAGCGGGCACATGGATGAGTGGTTCTGCTGCATTAACTGTTGGGCTAAGTTATCCAGAAACgattgtttcatttcttctcGGTAATGTCTtgaccattttttttacgttGGCCAACTCTTATCACGGTTATGATTGGAAGATCGGTTTCACTTTGGCCCAAAGATTCGTCTTTGGTATCTACGGTTCTGCATTCggtatcatcatcagaatTCTGATGAGTATTGTCAATTATGGTTCCAACGCTTGGTTAGGTGGCCTTTCTATTAACATGATTTTGGATTCCTGGTCCCACCACTACTTGCACTTACCCAACACTTTGTCTACGAAAGTTCACATGACGACCAAAGAATTGATCggttttattattttccaCATCCTCACTGCATTCTGTTACTGGATGAAACCTTACCATATGAACTACATTTTAATCTGGTCGTGTGTTGCTACTTGCTTCTCCATGTTGGGCATAGTAATTTACCTGACTAAGCATGCCCATGGTGTTGGCGAGTTGTTGACCTCCACACATTCTACCGTTACCGGTTCTACAAAAGCTTGGGCCTGGGTTTACATGATCTCTTACTGGTTCGGTTCCATCTCCCCTGGTTCCACCAACCAAAGTGACTTCTCAAGATTTGGTTCCTCCAATTGGGCTATCTGGACCGGTAGCATCTGTGCATTACTAATTCCAGCAACTTTGGTCCCACTCTTCGGTGTAATTAGTGCTTCTACATGTGACAAATTATACGGTCAACAATTTTGGATGCCTATGGATATCTTTCATCATTGGTTGACGACTAACTATTCTGCAGGCGCTCGTGCAGGCGCTTTCTTCTGTGGTCTTTCCTTTACTATGTCTCAAATGTCCTCCACAATATCCAACTGTGGGTTTGCCAGTGGTATGGATATGGCCGGTTTATTGCCCAAGTATATCGATATCAAGAGAGGTGCTCTTTTCGCAGCTTGTGTTTCCTGGGCTTGTTTGCCATGGAACTTCTacaattcttcttctactttCTTGACAGTCATGAGTTCTTTCGGTGTCGTCATGACTCCTATTATTTCTGTTATGATTTGTGATAACTTCTTAATCAGAAAGAGACAATACTCCATTACCAATGCCTTCATTTTAAAGGGGGAATACTACTTTACCAAGGGTGTGAACTGGAGAGCTATCATTGCTTGGGTTTGTGGTATGGCTCCCGGTCTACCTGGTATTGCATGGGAAGTTGATCAAAATTATTTTCACAATGCTGGtattattaatttcttttatggtgattccttcttttcatttttgatttcctttttcctCTACTGGGGACTATGTGTTGTTTTCCCATTCAAGATTACTGTCAAACAAGATGGCAAAGATTATTATGGTGCATTTACCGATGAAGaggcaagaaaaaagggcATGGTTCCATACAGTGAAatatcagaagaagaaatacgTGCTTACACTTTGGGCGATTGTTACACCACTGGTCACGAATATGAACCGGAGGGCTCTGATGACGAACCACCTGAGTTGAACAAAACCAGCTCAGAAAACacaaaaatatttgaaatcGTTCATCAAAAAGACAATGAAAAGCACTCCTTTACCACCAGTGAACAAGTTGCATAG